In one Deltaproteobacteria bacterium genomic region, the following are encoded:
- a CDS encoding nicotinamide-nucleotide amidohydrolase family protein → MLGTLKVKFFIATADLLEKIRGYYRARNMYVADVRGNYFEYLFEIKDISEKDSEFMIPPFAASHFAGTGESIMEEYLKEIAVGRGVTVSVAESCSGGQVADRITNVPGSSNYFIGSVVAYSNQMKVSQLGVSEGAIRDFGAVSAVVAEEMAGGIAGITGSDYALSITGVAGPEGGTEEKPVGTVWFGIVTPFGRERKRIQFAGTRQEIKRKVSSFAIFNLMKAIRSGGNL, encoded by the coding sequence CTTTATCGCAACGGCAGATCTTTTAGAGAAAATCAGGGGATACTACCGGGCAAGGAATATGTATGTAGCTGATGTAAGAGGAAATTATTTCGAGTATCTGTTCGAAATCAAGGATATTTCCGAAAAAGATTCTGAATTTATGATACCCCCGTTTGCCGCCTCTCATTTTGCGGGTACGGGGGAAAGCATCATGGAGGAATACCTCAAGGAAATTGCCGTCGGAAGGGGTGTGACGGTGTCGGTTGCCGAATCGTGCTCGGGAGGTCAGGTTGCGGACAGAATTACGAATGTCCCCGGCAGTTCAAACTATTTTATCGGGTCCGTCGTTGCCTACAGTAACCAAATGAAGGTTTCTCAGTTGGGCGTATCGGAGGGGGCTATCAGGGATTTCGGCGCGGTCAGCGCCGTCGTTGCAGAGGAGATGGCAGGCGGGATAGCGGGAATTACCGGTTCGGATTATGCACTTTCGATTACGGGGGTTGCCGGGCCCGAGGGCGGGACGGAGGAAAAACCGGTCGGGACGGTCTGGTTCGGTATCGTGACTCCTTTTGGCCGGGAGAGGAAGCGCATACAGTTTGCCGGCACGAGACAGGAGATAAAACGCAAGGTGTCCTCTTTTGCGATTTTCAATCTGATGAAGGCAATAAGAAGCGGAGGCAATCTGTGA
- the thpR gene encoding RNA 2',3'-cyclic phosphodiesterase → MRLFTGIPIPGDIREDIAAFIADAPVNMKGVKWVGKNNFHITLKFFGEVEGDIVSSIIEGLLESAAGKEPFLISLSSVGAFPSLKYPRVYWIGVEKGSEMVKNLHDDIQREMRKLGFAAEGRRFHPHCTIGRVRKFARDIQFAPEKSSFGEFVAKNFCLYKSTILKSGPIYDIIETIEL, encoded by the coding sequence GTGAGGTTGTTCACCGGAATACCGATACCCGGTGATATCCGGGAAGATATAGCTGCCTTTATTGCCGACGCGCCTGTTAACATGAAAGGGGTTAAGTGGGTGGGAAAAAATAATTTTCACATAACCCTGAAATTTTTCGGAGAGGTGGAGGGAGATATCGTTTCTTCAATAATCGAGGGGCTTTTGGAATCGGCTGCCGGGAAAGAGCCGTTTCTCATTTCCCTCTCCTCGGTCGGGGCTTTTCCCTCGTTGAAATATCCCCGGGTTTACTGGATAGGGGTGGAAAAAGGAAGCGAAATGGTAAAAAATTTGCATGATGATATCCAGAGGGAAATGCGGAAGTTAGGGTTTGCTGCAGAAGGCAGGAGGTTTCATCCCCACTGCACCATCGGGAGGGTGAGAAAATTTGCCAGGGATATACAGTTTGCCCCGGAAAAAAGCTCTTTTGGCGAATTCGTGGCAAAGAATTTCTGCCTCTACAAAAGTACCATTTTAAAGAGTGGGCCGATATACGATATAATCGAGACGATAGAATTATGA